The bacterium genome has a window encoding:
- the rpsT gene encoding 30S ribosomal protein S20 translates to MQRHKSAVKRVRTNKKRYKKNRATKTTIKAAVKNVDQLIDKKASAADLQKPISRSISLIDKATTKGILKKNTARRKKSVIMRKVNEYISVQSEGTKGTKSNKEESKSKKSEEIEKTSSTKN, encoded by the coding sequence ATGCAGAGACATAAGTCAGCCGTTAAGAGAGTAAGAACTAATAAAAAAAGATACAAAAAAAATAGAGCAACAAAGACAACTATTAAAGCTGCTGTAAAGAATGTTGATCAACTTATAGATAAAAAAGCAAGCGCAGCAGACCTGCAAAAACCAATAAGTAGATCCATTTCTTTGATAGACAAAGCTACAACTAAGGGAATTCTTAAGAAGAACACTGCTCGTAGAAAAAAATCCGTGATAATGCGAAAAGTGAATGAATACATATCTGTTCAATCTGAAGGTACTAAAGGGACTAAGTCAAACAAAGAAGAATCTAAATCCAAGAAAAGCGAAGAAATAGAAAAAACCAGTTCTACCAAAAATTAA